One window from the genome of Mucilaginibacter ginsenosidivorans encodes:
- a CDS encoding thioredoxin family protein gives MTRITDQREFKKLILDKLGLHIVRFCAEWSGPSQMMAPVYDELSKIFQYRASFYVVDIDEAPVLKKELNVSELPTLLFYKDGILIGKAIGMQSKSVLIERFENALSNKY, from the coding sequence GTGACCAGAATAACCGACCAAAGAGAATTTAAGAAGCTGATTTTAGACAAACTCGGGCTGCACATTGTAAGGTTTTGCGCCGAATGGAGCGGCCCAAGCCAAATGATGGCGCCGGTATACGATGAGTTGTCAAAAATATTTCAATACCGTGCTTCATTTTATGTAGTGGACATTGACGAGGCCCCGGTTTTAAAAAAAGAGCTTAATGTTTCCGAGTTGCCGACACTACTGTTTTACAAGGATGGGATTTTGATAGGAAAAGCGATTGGGATGCAGTCAAAAAGTGTATTGATCGAACGATTTGAAAACGCTTTAAGTAATAAATATTAA
- a CDS encoding sigma-70 family RNA polymerase sigma factor: MQTTVEIDRKAVNTDMADLGRSLSTHWDYLFAYANMRLQNEDQAKDLVQDTFLSALEKLDRFEGRCMERTWLVSILKNKIADKYRRKTVLITYDVDNIADEDETSDLRDTETGYLTAAGTLRYRQVTHNDGVEKKEFDQFLRNYMQRLPALWSSVFTMKHLEDQPTKTICSELNVTASHCWVIMHRIKNNFRQYLEQNWN, translated from the coding sequence ATGCAAACGACTGTAGAAATAGATAGAAAAGCGGTTAACACCGATATGGCCGACCTGGGCCGGTCATTGTCGACACACTGGGATTATTTATTCGCATATGCCAATATGCGTTTGCAAAATGAAGATCAGGCTAAAGATTTGGTCCAGGACACTTTCCTGTCGGCGCTCGAAAAATTGGATCGTTTCGAGGGGCGATGTATGGAACGCACCTGGCTCGTTTCTATACTGAAAAATAAAATAGCTGATAAATACCGCAGGAAAACCGTCCTGATAACTTATGATGTTGACAATATTGCGGACGAAGACGAAACTTCTGATCTGCGCGACACGGAAACCGGGTACTTAACAGCCGCCGGTACATTACGATACCGACAAGTGACGCACAATGACGGAGTTGAAAAAAAGGAATTTGACCAATTCCTTCGGAATTATATGCAACGCCTTCCAGCATTATGGTCGTCTGTTTTCACGATGAAACACCTGGAAGATCAACCCACAAAGACCATTTGCAGCGAACTTAATGTAACAGCGTCACATTGCTGGGTTATTATGCACCGGATCAAAAATAACTTCAGGCAATACCTGGAACAAAACTGGAATTAG